TGTCAATACCCTCGAACCGTAGAGACTTCGGTTAGTGTGATCTTGCGGTTGGATCTTGTAGTCCGCGTCGCGTGCGAGTGGGCAGGCGCTGGCCTGCCCGCGCTGTACGCCGGTTGGGGGTCGTAGAGGCTCCAAGGTCAAGGGCGGCCGGAGGCCGTCGCCGTGGCGATCGCGTCAGCGACCCTTGAGGTTGGAGGTGCGGCCCCCGTACCCTGCGCGGCGCGAACAGACGCTCAGCGGCGGCGCAGCCGCCTCCGTTGTCGTTGTGCTTGTGGGTGAGCATCTGGGTCAGGCCACCTCGGTGTCCGGGTCGTCAGGTTGGGTCAGCTCGTAGTCGATCGGGGAGATCATCCCGAGCGAGGAGTGCCGGCGAGTGCGGTTGTACTCATCGATCCACTCAGCGACTCGCCGGCGCGCGGCGGCCTTGGTGTCGAACTGCTCGAGTGAGCGCAGCTCGAACTCCAGCGTGGAGTGCCACGACTCGATGACCGAGTTGTCCAGCGCTGAACCTGGCCGGCCCATCGACTGGCGGATGTCCAGGCGTGCGCAGGCCGCGCGGAACATCGCGGCGGTGTACTCGCTGCCCTGGTCGGTGTGCAGCACCACCCCGGCGATGTTCCCGCCGCGCACCGCGACCGCCATCGCCAACGACCCGTAGGCAAGCTCGGCGTCATGGTGCTCACTCAAGGCGAACCCGAGGATGCGCCGTGAACGCACGTCGAGCACGCTGGCCAGCTGCAACTTGCCCTCGGCGGTGTCGATCTCGGTGCCATCACCGAACCAGCGCTGGTTGATCCGCCGTGCGGTGAAGTCACGTTTGACCAGGTCCGGGGCGCGCCAGCGGCCCTTGCCGGGGCGGGTGGTGCTCCGGCGGCGCCGTTTGGCCCTGGCCTGTAACCCGTGCTCGGCCATGATCGCCGCGACGGTGTTCTGGGAGACCCGCCAACCCATCTCTCGCAGATCCGCGGTGATCCTCGGCGCGCCGTAGGTGCCCCGATGTTGGGCGAACAACGCCGCGATCAGCGCGCTCAACGCCCGCCGCCGCGCCCGCCGGGGCGAGCCGTCGCCGTGGCGCCACTTGTAGAACCAGG
This region of Chloroflexota bacterium genomic DNA includes:
- a CDS encoding IS3 family transposase, with the protein product MGQGRDGSPVAVAGFIAAQRATEHGIPHALACRALGVSQAWFYKWRHGDGSPRRARRRALSALIAALFAQHRGTYGAPRITADLREMGWRVSQNTVAAIMAEHGLQARAKRRRRSTTRPGKGRWRAPDLVKRDFTARRINQRWFGDGTEIDTAEGKLQLASVLDVRSRRILGFALSEHHDAELAYGSLAMAVAVRGGNIAGVVLHTDQGSEYTAAMFRAACARLDIRQSMGRPGSALDNSVIESWHSTLEFELRSLEQFDTKAAARRRVAEWIDEYNRTRRHSSLGMISPIDYELTQPDDPDTEVA